The genomic region CTTGGCCTTGGACGAAGACAACGCCAACGTAGCAGGAGCCTTGTCCTGGTCAGTGTTGCGTGCAGGGCCTACAGCTTTAGCTGAGGTTGTTGCAGCGCTTCAGCATGATAATCCCGAGGTGCGCCTTCGGGCCGTACGCATTATTGAACGGGCAAAAGGCACAGATGAGCACTTGCTGGGTGCGCTGGATGATCCTGAAGCCTCCGTGCGAGGCGCGGCAGCACTAGCGCTGGGAGAGCGCGGTGGGCAGCAAGCTTTCGAAGAGTTAATGCGCATGATCGTTGACGGTGACCATGATACTGCTGCCGCAGATACTGTGGCGCAGGCAAGTAGCTGGCAGGATAAAGCTTTAAGCACCATTAGCGCATTACTTAACGATGACCATGTGCTGCCAGCACAACGCGCCCGGCTGGTGCAGGCTTTAGCGGAGTTTGCCGGTTCCGATGACGTGCTCCGCGAACTAGTTGCGGATCCGACACCGGCGGTTGCGTTAACTGCCACAGCCATCTTGAATGCCCGGGCGAGTGCTCGCTAAATCGCCGAGCTAGTAGTATCCCTGAGTGTGAGGAATCCAAGTCAATCGAGTCTTGCTGCGCCAGCAGTCATGGCGGTCGCCGGCGCGTCTTTATACGC from Corynebacterium ammoniagenes DSM 20306 harbors:
- a CDS encoding MerR family transcriptional regulator is translated as MRIGQVAEETGVSARMLRYYEKQGLIDPGVRTSAGYREYDAEDIETIFHIEGLRGLGLSMAEVKNALDDPKFSFTDVLDELLVESRRRLREEKRLYDQLRAVKKSQVRDWPAALEVMNLLHNLRSQVPSLRQDSVMRLEPTADPRHVARLALDEDNANVAGALSWSVLRAGPTALAEVVAALQHDNPEVRLRAVRIIERAKGTDEHLLGALDDPEASVRGAAALALGERGGQQAFEELMRMIVDGDHDTAAADTVAQASSWQDKALSTISALLNDDHVLPAQRARLVQALAEFAGSDDVLRELVADPTPAVALTATAILNARASAR